One window of the Archangium primigenium genome contains the following:
- a CDS encoding tetratricopeptide repeat protein: MAKSLVERYEQLLAQDPASAVFVELAKALIAKGEYARVISVCEQGIVHHPQSVTGRVLWGKALILMGRPAEAMAQFDQAVAIDKENPHAYNLISEVLLQRGLYRSALPILRKALALQPNDARVRGWMEQAQAALAGGPAPAFGDLNTLETPAPEEAPAEAAAEPRAEAAAEPSAEAAATPPPAPVEAPVEASAPDEDAPREQDALEEVGAPEPVLASEDEAREAESAEVALPFDDEELPVNAVTAEEPNPLLAELPPPLEAAPSEPEAAPAEASEASADADSGSEPEELHPARPDLLAGLPAVVAPPARVAAPVAAQASPTPVPDVASQAAAYERELRATLLPKDSASAFSRRAMKVLAGVGVGVMLLGGALIVRVRQGGEALVSTLDRTQQLLLKDTESSRQDALGLLSHVVALEEDNTRGWALTAYAQALRYDARGEPEARTRALAALEHPGVRQAHPGLRLASELLVAEAAGRDAASQALLNASATEGAEVQGLAGEWLLARGRKREALERFTRALKHSPRDVRSLVALGGYYRDAEDPVNALRLFSSAAKLAPEHPGARLGLAESRWMMGQELDQALADARALASDKLAPVAVRERARLVQGRLMTALGSAREARALLAEPGTGPLAFSLLVARGEAELASGDMPAAQRSFEQALAVEPGDTTAKAGLGRALLGQSRPKDVLSRVDGDTSPVALVRAAAYTRLGDWKRARVELGHTRGGAGYPAEAIVYLARADVAEGERARAREALEKTLVGARKDKSLVRTALGVWYWQDKSLDKASALLETAISEDSRNDEAASALGQLRLAQGLPDVAIKPLAQAVERNGSNAEAREALGRTLLSLGRGAEGLEQFEAWRTAHPEAGAAHKGAALALVHAGRTKDAEAASARAVKLSAADPEAFRVRAEILFALGDVKGGFGALENANKLDSKSPDTFCAIALAFLRQGLVANADKAFEAARREGPEAPCGQVGAHWVKDSGGRDAATRLTGITQTAPYPWDKSFAQAALARVLLATGSAKQAREAADEAIRLEPFSGRAQLALGEVALKQHDEPAALQAFSRAVELEPADGLAWLALGDALAPRPADTARALQAYAQFLKLAAGSPEAGRVKKAVAALQRKSGGR, encoded by the coding sequence ATGGCCAAATCGTTGGTGGAGCGGTACGAGCAGTTGTTGGCCCAGGATCCCGCCTCGGCGGTGTTCGTGGAGCTGGCCAAGGCGTTGATCGCCAAGGGTGAGTACGCGCGCGTCATTTCCGTGTGCGAGCAGGGCATCGTCCATCACCCGCAGTCGGTGACGGGGCGGGTGCTGTGGGGCAAGGCCCTCATCCTGATGGGGCGGCCCGCCGAGGCCATGGCCCAGTTCGATCAGGCCGTGGCCATCGACAAGGAAAACCCCCACGCCTACAACCTCATCTCCGAGGTGCTGCTGCAGCGGGGCCTGTACCGCTCGGCGCTGCCCATCCTGCGCAAGGCGCTCGCCCTGCAGCCCAACGACGCCCGGGTGCGCGGCTGGATGGAGCAGGCCCAGGCGGCGCTCGCGGGCGGTCCCGCCCCGGCCTTCGGCGACCTGAACACCCTGGAGACGCCGGCGCCAGAGGAGGCGCCCGCCGAGGCCGCCGCCGAGCCCCGGGCCGAGGCCGCCGCCGAGCCTTCGGCCGAGGCCGCCGCGACGCCGCCCCCCGCGCCCGTCGAGGCGCCCGTCGAGGCGTCCGCGCCCGACGAGGACGCCCCGCGCGAGCAGGACGCGCTGGAGGAGGTCGGCGCGCCCGAGCCGGTGCTGGCGTCCGAGGACGAGGCGCGCGAGGCCGAGTCGGCCGAGGTGGCGCTGCCCTTCGATGACGAGGAGCTCCCCGTCAACGCCGTCACCGCCGAGGAACCCAACCCGCTGCTCGCCGAGCTGCCGCCGCCCCTGGAGGCCGCGCCGTCCGAGCCCGAGGCCGCGCCCGCCGAGGCGTCCGAGGCGTCCGCGGACGCCGACAGCGGGTCGGAGCCGGAGGAGCTCCACCCGGCGCGTCCGGATCTGCTGGCGGGCCTGCCCGCGGTGGTGGCGCCCCCGGCCCGCGTGGCCGCGCCCGTCGCCGCGCAAGCGTCCCCGACGCCCGTCCCGGACGTGGCGAGCCAGGCGGCCGCCTACGAGCGCGAGCTGCGTGCCACGCTGCTGCCCAAGGACTCCGCTTCGGCCTTCTCCCGCCGCGCGATGAAGGTGCTCGCGGGCGTGGGCGTGGGCGTGATGCTGCTGGGCGGCGCGCTCATCGTGCGCGTGCGGCAGGGCGGCGAGGCCCTGGTGTCCACCCTGGACCGGACCCAACAGCTGCTGCTCAAGGACACGGAGTCCTCGCGTCAGGACGCGCTCGGTCTGCTGTCCCACGTGGTGGCGCTGGAGGAGGACAACACCCGGGGCTGGGCCCTGACCGCCTATGCCCAGGCCCTGCGCTACGACGCGCGGGGCGAGCCCGAGGCCCGCACGCGCGCGCTCGCCGCGCTCGAGCACCCCGGCGTGCGTCAGGCCCACCCGGGCCTGCGCCTGGCCTCGGAGCTGCTGGTGGCGGAGGCCGCCGGCCGTGACGCCGCCAGCCAGGCCCTGCTCAACGCCTCCGCCACGGAGGGCGCCGAGGTGCAGGGGCTCGCCGGCGAATGGCTGCTCGCGCGCGGCCGCAAGCGCGAGGCCCTCGAGCGCTTCACCCGGGCGCTCAAGCACTCGCCGCGCGACGTGCGCAGCCTCGTGGCCCTGGGCGGCTACTACCGGGACGCGGAGGATCCGGTGAACGCGCTGCGCTTGTTCTCCTCCGCCGCGAAGCTCGCCCCCGAGCACCCGGGCGCGCGCCTGGGCCTCGCCGAGAGCCGGTGGATGATGGGCCAGGAGTTGGATCAGGCCCTCGCGGACGCGCGGGCGCTCGCGTCGGACAAGCTGGCGCCCGTGGCGGTGCGCGAGCGCGCGCGGCTGGTGCAGGGCCGCCTGATGACCGCGCTCGGCAGCGCCCGCGAGGCGCGCGCGCTGCTCGCCGAGCCGGGCACGGGGCCGCTGGCCTTCTCCCTGCTCGTGGCGCGGGGCGAGGCGGAGCTCGCCAGCGGGGACATGCCCGCCGCGCAGCGCTCCTTCGAGCAGGCCCTGGCCGTGGAGCCCGGGGACACCACGGCCAAGGCGGGCCTGGGCCGGGCCCTGCTGGGTCAGTCGCGCCCGAAGGACGTGCTGTCGCGCGTGGACGGGGACACGTCGCCGGTGGCGCTCGTGCGGGCCGCGGCCTACACGCGCCTGGGGGACTGGAAGCGCGCCCGGGTGGAGCTGGGCCATACGCGGGGCGGCGCGGGCTACCCCGCCGAGGCCATCGTCTACCTGGCGCGCGCGGACGTCGCCGAGGGTGAGCGCGCCCGGGCCCGCGAGGCCCTGGAGAAGACGCTCGTGGGCGCGCGCAAGGACAAGAGCCTGGTGCGCACCGCGCTGGGCGTCTGGTACTGGCAGGACAAGTCGCTCGACAAGGCGAGCGCGCTCCTGGAGACGGCCATCTCCGAGGACTCCCGCAACGACGAGGCGGCGAGCGCGCTCGGCCAGCTGCGGCTGGCCCAGGGCCTGCCCGACGTGGCCATCAAGCCGCTCGCCCAGGCCGTGGAGCGCAACGGCTCCAACGCCGAGGCGCGCGAGGCGCTCGGCCGCACGCTGCTGTCCCTGGGCCGCGGCGCCGAGGGCCTCGAGCAGTTCGAGGCGTGGCGCACCGCCCACCCGGAGGCCGGTGCGGCGCACAAGGGCGCCGCGCTGGCGCTCGTGCACGCCGGACGCACCAAGGACGCCGAGGCGGCCTCCGCGCGCGCCGTGAAGCTCTCCGCGGCGGACCCGGAGGCCTTCCGCGTGCGCGCGGAGATCCTCTTCGCCCTGGGGGACGTGAAGGGCGGCTTCGGCGCGCTGGAGAACGCCAACAAGCTCGACAGCAAGTCGCCGGACACCTTCTGCGCCATCGCCCTGGCCTTCCTGCGCCAGGGCCTGGTGGCCAACGCGGACAAGGCCTTCGAGGCGGCGCGGCGCGAGGGACCCGAGGCGCCCTGCGGCCAGGTGGGCGCGCACTGGGTGAAGGACTCGGGGGGCCGCGACGCGGCGACGCGCCTGACCGGCATCACCCAGACGGCCCCTTACCCCTGGGACAAGTCCTTCGCCCAGGCGGCGCTGGCGCGGGTGCTGCTCGCCACGGGCTCGGCGAAGCAGGCGCGCGAGGCCGCGGACGAGGCCATCCGGCTCGAGCCCTTCTCCGGCCGGGCCCAGCTCGCCCTGGGCGAGGTGGCGCTCAAGCAGCACGACGAGCCGGCCGCGCTGCAGGCCTTCTCGCGGGCCGTGGAGCTGGAGCCGGCGGACGGCCTGGCGTGGCTGGCCCTCGGGGACGCGCTCGCCCCCCGGCCCGCGGACACCGCGCGCGCCCTCCAGGCGTATGCCCAGTTCCTCAAGCTCGCGGCGGGCTCGCCCGAGGCGGGCCGGGTGAAGAAGGCGGTGGCCGCGCTCCAGCGCAAGTCGGGAGGCCGGTAG